In Chaetodon trifascialis isolate fChaTrf1 chromosome 23, fChaTrf1.hap1, whole genome shotgun sequence, the following proteins share a genomic window:
- the LOC139351391 gene encoding complement C1q tumor necrosis factor-related protein 3-like, giving the protein MKHQLEVLETRLKNSESRVKESETRLKNSETRLKNSENQITELKNKETPMVVFSAAIGGSGAIGPFNKDTTLIYKTVKTNIGNAYNQLTGIFTAPVKGMYYFTFFYHAGGAHDVVLLLMRNNQEVAQASDHDTSSDGADNGGNAVFLQLQRGDQVYVRMHANSHVWQDDSRTTFSGFLVGHV; this is encoded by the exons ATGAAACATCAACTGGAAGTTTTGGAAACCAGGCTGAAGAACAGTGAAAGCAGGGTGAAGGAGAGTGAAACCAGGCTGAAGAACAGTGAAACCAGGCTGAAGAACAGTGAAAACCAGATCACTGAACTGAAGAACAAAG AAACACCCATGGTCGTATTCAGTGCAGCAATAGGTGGTAGTGGAGCCATTGGACCCTTCAACAAAGACACAACTTTAATctacaaaacagtgaaaacgAACATTGGCAATGCTTACAATCAATTAACGG GTATCTTCACTGCACCTGTCAAAGGCATGTACTACTTCACTTTCTTTTATCACGCTGGAGGAGCTCACGATGTGGTTCTACTCCTCATGAGGAACAATCAGGAGGTTGCACAGGCCTCTGACCATGACACTTCCTCTGATGGGGCTGATAATGGAGGAAATGCAGtgttcctgcagctgcagcgtgGGGACCAAGTGTATGTGCGCATGCATGCAAATTCACATGTTTGGCAAGATGATTCACGTACCACCTTCAGTGGTTTTTTGGTCGGCCATGTTtga
- the LOC139351763 gene encoding aggrecan core protein-like has translation MNFTMKMLTVSVLLVALMALTQATEDGVKAPETGTINKIQSCCPDICGLQRDSGIMKHQLEVLETRLKNSENQILELKNKETPMVVFSAAIGGSGAIGPFNKDTTLIYRTVKTNIGNAYNRFTEEEEEEEEEPKAGSTADTEDDESESGSEEDEDESESEEKAGSGNETDTQGKHTVAKRSLRCRCGWARYGRRCFRYFPVAKTWALAQRICQANGGNLASVHNRYEDLYLRRLTRNRITWIGFSDAQQERYWFWIDGTRVNYAFWGPGQPNNFGGREHCARINWSAAKRWDDGPCSYRYGFVCAKRM, from the exons ATGAACTTCACCATGAAgatgctaactgtgtctgtgcttcttgTTGCCTTGATGGCTCTGACTCAGGCTACTG AAGATGGTGTTAAGGCTCCTGAAACGGGAACCATCAATAAAATACAGTCATGCTGTCCTGACATTTGTGGGCTCCAGAGAGACTCTGGTATCATGAAACATCAACTGGAAGTTTTGGAAACCAGGCTGAAGAACAGTGAAAACCAGATCCTTGAACTGAAGAACAAAG AAACACCCATGGTTGTATTCAGTGCAGCAATAGGTGGTAGTGGAGCCATTGGACCCTTCAACAAAGACACAACTTTAATCTACAGAACAGTGAAAACGAACATTGGCAATGCTTACAATCGATTCACGG aagaagaagaagaagaagaagaagagcctaaAGCTGGATCAA CTGCTGACACTGAGGATGACGAGTCTGAGAGCGGATCAGAAG AGGATGAGGACGAATCAGAATCTGAAGAAA AGGCAGGAAGTGGAAATGAGACCGATACCCAGG GAAAACATACAGTTGCCAAGAGATCCCTTCGTTGCCGCTGTGGTTGGGCTCGGTACGGAAGACGCTGCTTCCGCTACTTTCCAGTAGCCAAGACTTGGGCTTTGGCTCAG AGAATCTGTCAGGCCAATGGTGGAAACCTTGCATCTGTGCATAATAGGTACGAGGATTTGTATCTTAGGCGTTTGACACGCAACAGAATAACCTGGATCGGATTCTCTGATGCACAACAG GAGCGTTATTGGTTCTGGATTGATGGTACACGTGTCAACTATGCGTTCTGGGGTCCTGGACAGCCTAACAACTTCGGTGGCAGGGAGCACTGTGCACGAATCAACTGGTCAG CTGCAAAGCGCTGGGATGACGGTCCATGTTCCTATCGTTATGGATTTGTCTGTGCAAAGAGGATGTGA